aagaacatatatataataaggataataaaataaaaatacatatatattttttccttttttatatccattgttttaaattattacattttattcACTGGACATGTCTCCCAAGGTCGtcatgatatatatatatatatattttttttttttttttttgaataaaataaaaataattcattgattatcatataaatcaCGAATGATTGGTTTTACGTATGTATCAAATGTATGGTGATCACATTTGtccatttttataaatttccCTTCATATTTTCTACTAGACATATTTTGAATGCTTTTATCAACAGAGTCTTCACTTTCAAATTCGATAATAACATCTCCAATATTAAAAGGAGTGTTTTGTACATATTTTTGATTAATTAAAATAGCATTAATAATTAATCCTTGGCTATGAAACCCTTCTTTAATATCTTCAACAATAGTTGAATATTCTTCATGGTTAATAGATTCAAGTGAAACAATTTCAATAACTCTTAAGTATTTCGTATGtatattatccatattttttaaagaggaatgtaaattattttgCATATACAAACTTTGTGGTGGTGCCCCCGGAGGTGGTGGAGGTGGTTTGTTATAAggattattattataattgtGCATATTATTTATCGTATTATTAATTACATTATTAATCATATTAAGATGgttattactattattattactattattattactattattattactattattattattattattattattataattattattaattttgtttatattttgtaataacatattttgATTTTGTTTAACCGTATTAGTTGAATAATCATTAGGTCGTGACACCTTTAAAGCCACTCCTTTGCATATCATACCATCCATTGTTAAAGCTCTTTCTGTTTCTTCTACTGTAGCAAATTCAACAAAACCATAATTTCCTTTGTCTTTAGCAAACCATACATATAAAACAGGATTTATATTTTCGTCATTAcaatattttctttttttcatttcattCCATACAATTTCTTGGAAAGCATTTTCACTCAATCCTAAATGAAGAGGTAAATTTCCAAAATATAATCTTCTCAATTTTCTTGTTGAATTCATTATAGCTGGATCTAAATAATGTGGATTTGTTTGATTTGTTTTAGCTACCCATTGGAAACCATCCCAAAAAACATTTGTCGTTTCATGACCCTCCATATCAGCTAACCGTTTAAATCCTCCTGCCTTTTTAATACAATCTGCTTGTATCCTTCTTCTTCTTCGTTCTCTTGATCTTGACCTTTCATGAGATGATGTCAAATTGCGGTTTAAATTACTGTgtcttcttttttttctcctGTCATACTTGTCATCTCTTCCTGAACGTTCTTCCCTTATACTTCTTCTTTCTCTATCTCGATCCCTATCTCGATCTCTTTCTCGATCTCTTTCTCGATCTCTTTCTCGATCTCTATCTCGATCTCTGCCTCTATCTCTTTCTCTATCCCTTTCTCTATCCCTTTCTCTATCCCTATCTCTGTTTCTATCTCTCCTCCTTCTTCTATGCTCATCTGAGCTAGATTTATCATTATGTTCCTCGGATGACGTTTCATACGAATTATTACTATGTGAGTTTCTTGCCCTTCTTACTTTTCTTTCtatatgtttttctttAGAATAACAATTAGACGAACTTCTTTTCGCTTGGCTAGAATTGGACAAgcttcttttttcttttggGTGCCTATAAGGTATGATAAGATGAAAGGGAATGAAaacacaaatatatatacaaaacaaaaaaaaaagaaaaaaaaaaaaaaatttatacatatatataaatatatatatgatatatgtatgtgcatatatatttatataataacgtttatattaaaatatttttcatttctgATTTTTTGTCTGTGTTATATTCTAACCTTTCTACATCTTCCTTTTTATGCTCAGACCTACTATCTTCATCTGACATATTTTCATCAGtatctttcttttttaccatcttaatattataaatgaaatattaaaaaaaaaaaaatatacaaacaCTCAAATAAAAGggaattataaaaaatgaatacttatgatttaataaaaaaacttTCTAATATtgtgttttttttgttttgttttgtattaatacaatttaatataaatggCGCTCTTCATTGGTTcgtttattatatatatatatatatatatatatatatatgtaccatgaaaaaaaaaataataaatagaaaaatataaatatataatattcacttcatatattaaaatataattgtatgtatttaattcttttataaatacacttttaaaaggaataatattattttgtataaattttaaaatgacataatttgttattcaatatataattacaaaatttgtatatttatatatataaatatatatatatatatatatatatatatatgacgTATTTAAAGTggtaaataaaaaaaagtatattattttcttttatatatttactattatatttttccaaactactttttttaaaaaccttcatgttaaaaatatagttctgtatatatttttaaataattattttatatatattatataatttttttatatatttatatatgtacgTAACATctttataaatatcatcattataatatatatatacattaaatTTAAACTTGATTTgaagaatattatttttatttgcCTTTACTCcatcatataattttttaaaacgtcctaattttatattactttgggatatatattatatatatatatatatatattataatatatattaaaaattatttattcttatttttcatatattatgaGGACTATATTCAAAATGTTTGTgcttataaaatatatatataacatattatattatatatgtatatattcaaaGTTTATATTATGAGAAGAAACCTAAgtatattaattttaaaacatCAAAGAAttgaataataatgaaagaaggaaaatagaaaaaaatataaaaaaaaaataaaatgaaataaaataaaataaaataagtaaataaaaataatacaataaacaaataaataaataaatattatatatatatatatatatattaaaaaattataatgataaaataatgaaaatttctctacatatataatatataatatatattatatataaagatttaaaagatatttaataataatatatataaatatatttttatatacctataatatttttactcTTTATGAGAACGgcttaaaaaaaaaaaaaaaaaaattaataataaaaaaatacatacatatattatatgtaaaatgttaggatatattaaaaaattaagaaataaataatggTAATGTTTCCTTTTCGTGCACACTATTCTTTTGAATAACACTGTTTTCCTTAATAATACAATCAATGAGctatacaaaataaaataaataaatatatatatataatatgtaacatatataattatataattgaaagataaatacaataatatatatatatatatatataatacgTATAACGTATTATAATAGGAAgacttaaaaaaaaaaaataatatataatgaatggctccattatattcttaagagaatatatatatttaatatatctacATACATACGtgtaattttatataatatttaccTTGCAGTTTTCTTCTATAATTACATTATCACAAATAATTGAATTTTGAATCACACATTTTTCATGtattgttatattatcCATTAGGATACTTCTATTTATGGAtgcatttttttttatcgTAACATTTTTACCTACAAAATGGTgatgtaatatataacatatgtacatatatatatatatatatatatatatatatatatgtatgtatgtatgtatgtatgttcatttatatattctgTTACCCAAAATTGATTTCTTTAAGAGGATATTTTCTTCATGATCAAAATGGCTACTTATTATACAATCCTTAAACTGCAAAAAAANNNNNNNNNNNNNNNNNNNNNNNNNNNNNNNNNNNNNNNNNNNNNNNNNNNNNNNNNNNNNNNNNNNNNNNNNNNNNNNNNNNNNNNNNNNNNNNNNNNNNNNNNNNNNNNNNNNNNNNNNNNNNNNNNNNNNNNNNNNNNNNNNNNNNNNNNNNNNNNNNNNNNNNNNNNNNNNNNNNNNNNNNNNNNNNNNNNNNNNNNNNNNNNNNNNNNNNNNNNNNNNNNNNNNNNNNNNNNNNNNNNNNNNNNNNNNNNNNNNNNNNNNNNNNNNNNNNNNNNNNNNNNNNNNNNNNNNNNNNNNNNNNNNNNNaaaaaaaaaaaaaaaaaaaaaaaaaaaaaaaaaaaaaaaaaaaaatatatatatatatatatatatatatatattgcCATATTAATGTATgcttattatatattatgataaattttatattttattaaagacaatatttgataaaaaaaaaaaaaaaattcacttgttttattatatataatataccGATTGGTTTTTTTCGGttagaagaaaaaaacaataagGAGGCAATATGTTTTTCAAATGATCTTGTCTACTAACACAAAACTgaaagaaagaaatataaaaaaaaataaaatgaggaaataaataaatatacatatatatatatatatatatatatatatttattttttatttatttatattttaagcATCAGTACATGtttcttttctttattatttttttaccAATAAGTTCgctttaaaaaaatttggGATACTATTAATTCTTTGACAAAATCCATTGTTTTTTGGTTGTATATAACAAACAACACTCTCTACATTTTCctataaaatgaataaatataatatgtagTGTTATAAGTTTCatttgttataatatatatatatatatatataatatatatatatatttttatttttattttttcattacaTTATTTATGATGTCCAACATTAGATTTTCTCTTTTTCCTTCCTCAATTTCATCGTCCCcttcatatttttcaattaATGTATTGTACATGTTGTACTTGAATTCTCCCTTGGAATATTCTAcaaaaaaaggaaaaaataaaataagaatatacGCGTATGATATATACAGGtgatgatataaattattatgcTTTCCTACCTGCAGCCTTGGATGTGTTTTGAATTTTTACCAAGTATGGAATCAAATCatactaaaaaaaaaataaataatatatatataaatatatgtatatatctatgtatacatatatatatatatatatatatatatttttttttattttttgttccTTACCTTGATACTTGaaaatttgttttttttttgttccATGATTTCTAAAACGTAATGCttaaaaatgtatacatGACTATCTAATAAGTCCGTTTTTAatacaaaatttttatgaaataataaattaacTTTACTAATTTTCATCTTTCCATTTTCTTTCATAGATAAAGAATCTTTAATACTCACAACTTTACTATTCTTGTCAATACACACCCATACGTTATTCTCTAAATTTACATATTCGTCTGTTATCTCcttcttctttttatcATTACTTGGTTGGTTGTTTTCTAAAAGTAATATGGCACATATAGCGTTTTCCCCTCTAAACAAATCTACAGTAtaataaggaaaatataataagaaatgaagaaaagaaaaaaattcgAGGAGGcgataaatatatataaaattatgaCACATTGTTGGAGGAGcacaaatataaataaataaataaatatatatatatatgtgtatataatttttatttatttatttttttgtttattttatttttcagCATCCTACTAGCTAAGGAATGAAAATCCACGAATCCGAGAATATCACAATTGACTACAATAAAATCGgactaaaaaaaataataaacaaatgtaaatataaatataaatataaaaatgaataaatacataaatatatacatacatatatatatatatattcatgtGAGCATTAATTTGGGGGGACTCATAAAATGAGTAGCTtatgtatacattttaaaaacaaaatacATAGAAACAtgaatatacatatataatacattttcttatatttacttttattttatttttaatttgtaATAAACATTGAATGGAACCTATATCTTCATTGTTGTTTGTATTATATGGTTCGATGTCTATACAATAAATGTGTTTTCCTTTcttatcatcatatttataattatcttGAAAAgttgtattaatataattaaccatgtcatcataatatttactATTAACAACGatagtaatatattttaatcTCTGTTCAATAAtagtttttattatataatatatcatacATCTATTACATATCTTTATTAATGctttacatttattatcaCATAATTCACTAGCAAAATGATTCTCATCAAGAGTCAAAATTACCACTTGAAATTCTACGAAGGTACCTGAAAGTACCTTGGATATATTAGAAGTTGACAtttaccaaaaaaaaaaaaaaaatataaaataataaaataataaaataaaaaataaaaaatatataaattttaaaatacatatgtataaatatatatctatataaatgtattcatattatatgtgaatatatttataatgtactaatttatacatttattttatatataaaaaaatattcatcttaatttttatttaatgtgctttttattattatagtTATCTAAAAAATGATGGAAGCCCcatcttttttttcctcaaaa
The genomic region above belongs to Plasmodium reichenowi strain SY57 chromosome 13, whole genome shotgun sequence and contains:
- a CDS encoding RNA-binding protein, putative — encoded protein: MVKKKDTDENMSDEDSRSEHKKEDVERHPKEKRSLSNSSQAKRSSSNCYSKEKHIERKVRRARNSHSNNSYETSSEEHNDKSSSDEHRRRRRDRNRDRDRERDRERDRERDRGRDRDRDRERDRERDRERDRDRDRDRERRSIREERSGRDDKYDRRKKRRHSNLNRNLTSSHERSRSRERRRRRIQADCIKKAGGFKRLADMEGHETTNVFWDGFQWVAKTNQTNPHYLDPAIMNSTRKLRRLYFGNLPLHLGLSENAFQEIVWNEMKKRKYCNDENINPVLYVWFAKDKGNYGFVEFATVEETERALTMDGMICKGVALKVSRPNDYSTNTVKQNQNMLLQNINKINNNYNNNNNNNNSNNNSNNNSNNNSNNHLNMINNVINNTINNMHNYNNNPYNKPPPPPPGAPPQSLYMQNNLHSSLKNMDNIHTKYLRVIEIVSLESINHEEYSTIVEDIKEGFHSQGLIINAILINQKYVQNTPFNIGDVIIEFESEDSVDKSIQNMSSRKYEGKFIKMDKCDHHTFDTYVKPIIRDLYDNQ
- a CDS encoding translation initiation factor EIF-2B gamma subunit, putative — translated: MSTSNISKVLSGTFVEFQVVILTLDENHFASELCDNKCKALIKICNRCMIYYIIKTIIEQRLKYITIVVNSKYYDDMVNYINTTFQDNYKYDDKKGKHIYCIDIEPYNTNNNEDIGSIQCLLQIKNKIKSDFIVVNCDILGFVDFHSLANLFRGENAICAILLLENNQPSNDKKKKEITDEYVNLENNVWVCIDKNSKVVSIKDSLSMKENGKMKISKVNLLFHKNFVLKTDLLDSHVYIFKHYVLEIMEQKKNKFSSIKYDLIPYLVKIQNTSKAAEYSKGEFKYNMYNTLIEKYEGDDEIEEGKRENLMLDIINNENVESVVCYIQPKNNGFCQRINSIPNFFKANLLFCVSRQDHLKNILPPYCFFLLTEKNQSFKDCIISSHFDHEENILLKKSILGKNVTIKKNASINRSILMDNITIHEKCVIQNSIICDNVIIEENCKLIDCIIKENSVIQKNSVHEKETLPLFIS